Proteins from a single region of Weeksella virosa DSM 16922:
- a CDS encoding M1 family metallopeptidase, with the protein MRFVYIYFLSFLLFSISTEAQIFQSTKDFSRQDTLRGSNTEYRNWWDVQHYSISVEANFDTKFIQGETQIEFLITEDNKGKLMQIDLQPPMKITKAWLDNQEISIAQREGNVYFFSVGNLSKGNIHRLNLAYEGNPKIAVKAPWDGGWIFTKDQKNRPWMSVAVQGLGASAWFPNKDYQGDEPDRGIELKIITPRDMIGVGNGRLKSSTKENGKNVFVWEVKNPINNYNIIPSIGHYVQFQDHYMGEKGKLDLDYYVLDYNLKKAKKQFEQNKSMLACFEHWFGPYPFYEDSYKIIEAPHLGMEHQSGIAYGNQYNNGYLGGDVSGTGHGLLWDFIIIHEAGHEWFGNSITANDVADMWVHEAFTSYAETLYTECQQGKKAADEYNIGIRQNIVNSKPIVGVYGVQQEGSADMYYKGANMLHTLRTWLDNDSLFREILRGLNRDFYHQTVDGSEVENYIAKKSGLDLNVFFDQYLRSINVPTLEIKQNNNQITYRYTSVLPNFTMPLRLENGQVIYPTEKFKIFEGKPEDFRILPTYYIYYKQEE; encoded by the coding sequence ATGCGGTTTGTTTATATATATTTTTTGAGTTTTTTATTGTTCTCGATCTCTACAGAAGCTCAGATTTTTCAATCCACAAAAGACTTCAGTCGACAAGATACCTTACGTGGGAGCAATACCGAGTATAGAAATTGGTGGGACGTTCAACATTATTCTATTTCTGTGGAAGCCAATTTTGATACGAAATTTATTCAAGGTGAAACACAAATCGAGTTTTTGATTACCGAGGATAATAAAGGTAAATTGATGCAAATAGATTTACAACCACCTATGAAGATCACCAAAGCTTGGTTAGATAATCAAGAAATTTCTATTGCTCAACGAGAAGGAAATGTGTACTTCTTTTCCGTAGGAAATTTATCCAAAGGCAACATTCACCGATTGAATTTAGCCTACGAAGGAAACCCGAAAATTGCCGTAAAAGCTCCGTGGGATGGCGGATGGATTTTTACCAAGGACCAGAAAAATAGACCATGGATGTCGGTCGCTGTACAAGGTTTGGGGGCGAGTGCTTGGTTCCCAAACAAAGATTATCAAGGAGATGAACCCGATCGTGGAATAGAGCTCAAAATTATTACTCCGAGAGATATGATTGGGGTAGGAAATGGTCGCCTAAAAAGCTCGACAAAAGAAAATGGTAAAAACGTTTTTGTGTGGGAAGTGAAAAATCCGATCAATAATTATAATATCATCCCATCAATTGGGCATTATGTGCAGTTCCAAGATCACTATATGGGAGAAAAAGGAAAACTCGATTTAGATTACTATGTATTGGATTATAACCTGAAAAAAGCAAAAAAACAATTCGAACAAAATAAAAGTATGTTGGCTTGTTTCGAGCATTGGTTTGGTCCGTATCCTTTCTACGAAGATTCGTACAAAATAATCGAGGCACCACATTTGGGGATGGAACATCAGAGTGGAATTGCATATGGAAATCAATACAATAATGGTTATTTAGGTGGTGATGTGTCGGGAACTGGGCATGGCCTTTTGTGGGATTTTATCATCATTCACGAAGCCGGACACGAATGGTTCGGGAATAGCATTACCGCAAACGATGTAGCTGATATGTGGGTGCACGAAGCGTTTACGTCTTATGCAGAAACTTTGTATACCGAATGTCAGCAAGGAAAAAAAGCAGCCGATGAATACAACATAGGGATACGGCAAAACATTGTAAATAGTAAACCAATAGTTGGGGTCTACGGCGTGCAACAGGAGGGTAGTGCCGATATGTATTATAAGGGGGCGAACATGTTGCATACTTTGCGAACATGGCTCGATAACGACTCGCTCTTTAGAGAAATTCTGCGAGGCTTAAATCGAGATTTTTATCACCAAACCGTAGACGGAAGTGAAGTGGAAAATTATATCGCTAAAAAATCTGGGTTGGATTTGAATGTTTTTTTTGATCAATATTTGCGTTCTATAAATGTTCCTACCTTAGAAATTAAACAAAATAACAATCAAATAACGTATCGATATACTTCTGTTTTACCAAACTTTACTATGCCATTGCGATTAGAAAACGGTCAGGTAATTTATCCTACCGAAAAATTTAAAATATTCGAAGGTAAGCCAGAGGATTTTAGAATTCTACCGACGTACTATATTTACTACAAACAAGAGGAATAA
- the guaB gene encoding IMP dehydrogenase — MPLSDKIIQTGFTFDDVLLVPSYSEILPNQVSLQTRLTEKIQLNIPIVSAAMDTVSESKLAIALAREGGLSFIHKNMTIAEQAVQVDRVKRSENGMIANPITLSRHHKLSDAEELMMQYSISGLPVIEEDRSLVGIITNRDIRYQKNMDQLVEDVMTKENIITSDINTDLDKAKEILLRNRIEKLPIVDDNNKLIGLITIKDIDNLSEYPNANKDSQGRLRVGAGVGVGQETLERVQALVDKGVDVIALDSAHGHSKGVIDKVREVRHAFPELDIVGGNIVTAAAAKALIDAGANALKVGVGPGSICTTRVVAGVGVPQLSAIYDVHEYAKTRNVSVIGDGGIKLSGDIVKAIASGANVVMLGSLFAGTEEAPGEEIIYQGRKFKTYQGMGSLAAMRRGSKDRYFQSDTKKLVPEGIEGRVPFKGSIQEVVYQLCGGLRAGMGYCGTATIDDLINNGKLVRITNAGLNESHPHDVIITKEAPNYSN; from the coding sequence ATGCCTTTATCTGATAAAATTATCCAGACAGGATTTACTTTTGATGATGTACTTTTAGTTCCATCATACTCCGAAATCCTACCGAATCAAGTTTCTTTACAAACCCGATTAACCGAGAAAATCCAGCTCAACATCCCTATTGTTTCAGCTGCGATGGACACTGTGTCTGAATCGAAATTAGCCATAGCGCTTGCACGCGAAGGTGGTCTTTCTTTCATTCATAAAAACATGACAATTGCCGAACAGGCAGTACAAGTAGATAGAGTAAAACGCTCTGAAAATGGAATGATTGCCAATCCGATTACGCTAAGCAGACATCATAAACTAAGCGATGCCGAAGAACTGATGATGCAATACAGCATTTCTGGTCTACCAGTTATCGAAGAAGACAGATCTTTGGTAGGAATTATCACCAACCGAGATATCCGCTACCAGAAAAACATGGATCAATTGGTAGAAGATGTAATGACTAAAGAGAATATCATAACGTCTGATATTAATACCGACCTAGACAAAGCGAAAGAAATTTTACTCCGTAACAGAATAGAAAAACTACCTATTGTTGATGATAACAATAAATTAATCGGCCTGATAACAATCAAAGATATCGACAATCTAAGCGAGTATCCAAATGCAAACAAAGACTCACAAGGTCGTTTACGCGTTGGTGCTGGTGTGGGTGTCGGACAAGAAACCTTAGAACGTGTGCAAGCCTTGGTAGACAAAGGTGTAGATGTTATTGCCTTGGATTCTGCTCACGGGCACTCGAAAGGAGTTATCGACAAAGTAAGAGAAGTACGCCATGCCTTTCCAGAATTGGATATTGTTGGCGGTAATATCGTTACTGCTGCAGCTGCAAAAGCACTCATCGATGCGGGAGCCAACGCCCTAAAAGTTGGGGTTGGCCCAGGATCTATCTGCACTACACGCGTTGTTGCCGGTGTAGGCGTTCCTCAACTTTCGGCTATCTATGATGTACACGAGTATGCCAAAACAAGAAATGTATCGGTAATCGGTGATGGTGGTATAAAACTTTCTGGCGACATTGTAAAGGCCATTGCATCGGGCGCAAATGTTGTGATGCTCGGAAGTCTTTTTGCTGGTACTGAAGAAGCGCCTGGCGAAGAAATTATTTATCAAGGTAGAAAGTTCAAAACCTACCAAGGTATGGGATCTTTGGCTGCAATGCGAAGAGGGTCGAAAGATCGATACTTCCAATCGGATACTAAGAAATTAGTACCAGAAGGCATCGAAGGGCGCGTACCTTTCAAAGGATCTATCCAAGAAGTTGTCTATCAACTTTGTGGTGGCTTACGTGCCGGGATGGGCTATTGCGGTACTGCGACTATTGATGACCTAATTAACAATGGTAAACTGGTTCGTATTACCAATGCAGGCCTCAATGAAAGTCATCCGCACGATGTGATAATTACCAAAGAAGCACCGAATTATTCTAATTAA
- a CDS encoding DUF2723 domain-containing protein, with protein MKLKFKDWNNYLGWAIFLVASIVYLSTIERSLSLWDCGEYIVSSAKLGVTHAPGAAFFQLLGAVWSLFAFGQGDEYALIINASSAIYSAITIMLLFWTITFFVRKLMHGSIDNTKSVNEIILTKPQQIITLGAGLVGASVFMFSDTFWFSAVEGEVYAMASMFTALIIWLGIKWDADADSSRGDKWLVLISLVIGLSIGVHLMVILAIPVVCYLYYARKYTVTIKNFIIGNIITLLVLIFAFKIIFPFTMKLYGKVEIFTVNSLGLPFHSGTFVTTLLLVGLFGFFLKTSRQYKWKTVNTALWCVIFMLVGFTSWLVIPIRANANPHMNLNDPDTALGMLDYFNRVQYGDWPTTYGPVYTAHIASDGIERDSNGDYAFKVTGAEYIKDNRIGKYVKVADRRDYIYNDKYVKFFPKMFDSKAESMENYAAMYGFPEFSLNTSFFTNYEDDEQTKAQKRQYAEKVYNDLITKKVNGQLKVADLKKYNELLNIEPPTFGQQLNYFLDFQINYMFIRYLMWNFSGRQNDLEGHFEAVRGNWVSGIPFIDSMRIGDQTTLPADYKNDGHNVYYMLPLILGLIGFVIQFNRNFVHWWSILALFIITSVGIIFYTSVKPFEPRERDYALVSSFYAFAIWVGIGVYAIFLMIEKLKKQALSSSVAIAISVICMGVPILMGFQNWDDHDRSERSVAHDLAYNYLIGLDKNSILFVYGDNDTYPLWGLQETELFRDDVKIANLTLANSPWNLEQLLRKTYNAEGLPTNLKYSDFQSGTNDNIFVVDGSIKNLFDELNSYLKEGITLEALSQMSIDEAQSKMVDERIDASQILAVYNSLKEVEKYVTQDSMTAKEAIDFILDNKNPAKKALADYFGYPVGAVNFLPVSKIVVPVNKENVLKYGIVSPKQKNQIVDQIEINLNSRTLYKADLMMLSLLANYKWDRAMYFSGGGVYDPSSIFYLQDYLQHAGLSYKFVPIYKKFGEGGVVGSSDVDAMLKTFQLYRWGGLSNPDASFSQNERNYTSSFRNVAIRLAEDLIKEGRNAEAKKVLDKVMKEIPAWPQYNVGSGVSRIASVYAHLGETTKANELFTYAKKNLEANKTYLEKLKQQGISGVLSELASVKNDLMMVNYNEINGLASAGKKEQAMIKFKELYLPKKLAFLKQYNSFMTDQRIDETEQEIIVKQFNEINELLGLIHDVDTAYAQKEQNELYQTVAPED; from the coding sequence ATGAAATTGAAATTCAAAGATTGGAATAATTATCTAGGGTGGGCAATATTTTTGGTTGCCTCTATTGTATATTTATCGACGATAGAGCGCTCTCTAAGTTTATGGGATTGTGGTGAGTACATTGTCTCATCTGCCAAATTGGGTGTTACACACGCACCAGGAGCTGCTTTTTTTCAATTGTTAGGGGCTGTTTGGTCGTTATTTGCATTCGGGCAAGGAGATGAGTATGCTTTGATTATCAATGCATCTTCTGCTATCTATAGCGCAATTACCATTATGTTGTTGTTTTGGACGATCACTTTTTTTGTCAGAAAACTAATGCATGGTTCGATAGACAATACCAAGTCTGTTAATGAAATTATCTTGACAAAACCGCAACAAATTATTACATTAGGTGCAGGACTTGTCGGTGCCTCTGTATTTATGTTTTCGGATACATTTTGGTTTTCTGCTGTAGAAGGCGAAGTGTATGCAATGGCATCTATGTTTACGGCACTAATTATTTGGTTAGGAATAAAGTGGGATGCAGATGCAGATTCATCAAGAGGCGATAAGTGGTTGGTGCTTATTTCTTTGGTTATTGGTTTGTCTATTGGTGTTCATTTAATGGTGATTCTAGCCATCCCGGTAGTGTGCTATTTATACTATGCACGCAAGTACACTGTGACCATAAAAAATTTTATTATAGGAAATATCATCACACTTTTAGTACTGATTTTTGCCTTCAAAATAATTTTCCCATTTACCATGAAGCTGTATGGTAAAGTAGAAATATTTACTGTTAATAGTTTAGGTTTACCTTTTCATTCGGGGACATTTGTTACTACACTTCTACTGGTAGGATTATTTGGTTTCTTCCTGAAAACTTCGCGCCAATACAAATGGAAAACAGTCAACACAGCATTGTGGTGTGTGATTTTCATGTTGGTAGGGTTTACATCTTGGTTAGTAATCCCGATTCGTGCCAATGCCAATCCACACATGAATCTGAATGATCCTGATACAGCCTTGGGCATGTTAGACTATTTCAATCGTGTACAGTACGGAGATTGGCCAACAACCTATGGTCCTGTTTATACAGCGCATATTGCCTCTGATGGTATAGAGCGAGATAGCAACGGTGACTATGCTTTCAAGGTTACTGGAGCAGAATACATCAAGGATAATCGTATTGGGAAATATGTAAAAGTAGCCGACCGAAGAGATTATATCTATAATGATAAATATGTAAAGTTTTTTCCGAAAATGTTCGATTCTAAAGCGGAAAGTATGGAGAATTATGCAGCAATGTATGGTTTCCCAGAATTCTCTTTGAATACGAGTTTCTTTACCAATTATGAAGATGACGAACAAACGAAAGCACAAAAAAGACAATATGCAGAGAAGGTGTATAATGATCTAATCACCAAAAAAGTTAACGGACAACTGAAAGTGGCTGACCTCAAAAAATATAACGAACTACTCAATATAGAACCACCAACTTTTGGTCAACAGTTGAACTACTTCTTAGACTTCCAGATCAATTATATGTTTATTCGCTACCTGATGTGGAACTTCTCGGGCCGACAAAACGACCTAGAAGGACATTTCGAAGCTGTTCGTGGAAATTGGGTTTCTGGAATTCCTTTTATAGACTCTATGCGAATCGGGGACCAAACTACCTTACCAGCCGATTATAAAAATGATGGACACAATGTCTATTACATGTTGCCGCTTATATTAGGTTTGATAGGATTTGTTATACAGTTCAATAGAAACTTTGTCCATTGGTGGTCGATTTTAGCATTATTTATTATCACCAGTGTCGGAATTATTTTTTATACCAGTGTAAAACCTTTCGAACCTCGCGAGCGTGATTATGCCTTGGTTTCTTCTTTTTATGCCTTTGCGATTTGGGTCGGGATCGGTGTGTATGCCATCTTCTTAATGATAGAAAAACTAAAGAAACAAGCTCTTTCGTCTTCTGTAGCGATAGCTATTTCTGTAATCTGTATGGGAGTTCCTATTTTGATGGGGTTTCAGAATTGGGATGATCACGATCGGTCAGAGCGCTCTGTTGCACACGATTTGGCCTACAATTATTTAATCGGATTGGATAAAAACTCGATTCTGTTTGTTTACGGCGATAATGACACATATCCTCTATGGGGCTTGCAAGAAACCGAACTATTCCGCGACGATGTGAAAATTGCTAACCTTACTTTAGCAAATTCACCTTGGAATCTAGAGCAACTTCTACGTAAAACCTACAATGCAGAAGGCTTACCAACAAACCTCAAATATTCTGACTTCCAAAGCGGAACAAACGATAATATATTTGTAGTAGATGGTTCTATAAAAAACCTATTCGATGAATTAAACTCCTATCTAAAAGAAGGAATTACTCTAGAAGCATTAAGTCAAATGTCGATAGACGAGGCACAAAGCAAGATGGTCGATGAGCGCATCGATGCATCGCAAATTTTGGCTGTATACAATTCATTGAAAGAGGTTGAAAAATATGTAACTCAAGATTCGATGACCGCAAAAGAAGCAATCGACTTTATATTGGATAATAAAAATCCTGCAAAAAAAGCCTTGGCCGATTATTTTGGCTATCCAGTAGGTGCTGTGAATTTCTTGCCTGTAAGTAAAATTGTGGTTCCGGTAAACAAAGAAAATGTACTGAAGTATGGTATCGTAAGCCCTAAACAAAAAAATCAAATTGTAGATCAAATAGAGATTAATCTAAACTCAAGAACACTATACAAAGCCGATTTGATGATGCTGTCTTTGCTTGCAAACTATAAGTGGGATCGTGCAATGTATTTCAGTGGAGGTGGCGTGTATGATCCGAGTAGTATTTTCTATTTGCAAGATTATTTGCAGCATGCAGGATTGTCCTATAAATTTGTGCCTATCTATAAAAAATTCGGAGAAGGCGGAGTTGTAGGCTCTTCTGATGTAGATGCAATGCTGAAAACTTTCCAGCTTTATCGATGGGGAGGTTTGAGTAATCCCGACGCATCATTCAGTCAGAACGAACGCAATTATACATCCTCATTTAGGAATGTTGCCATTCGTCTGGCAGAAGACTTGATAAAAGAAGGACGGAATGCAGAAGCCAAAAAAGTTTTGGATAAAGTGATGAAAGAAATCCCAGCTTGGCCACAATATAATGTAGGCTCAGGTGTCTCTAGAATTGCTTCTGTATACGCACATTTGGGCGAAACAACCAAAGCAAATGAATTATTTACCTACGCCAAGAAGAATCTAGAAGCCAATAAAACTTATCTCGAAAAACTAAAACAACAAGGAATAAGTGGGGTGCTAAGTGAGTTGGCTAGCGTGAAGAATGATCTAATGATGGTAAATTATAATGAAATTAATGGTTTGGCTTCTGCTGGAAAAAAAGAACAGGCCATGATAAAATTCAAAGAACTATATTTACCCAAAAAACTAGCTTTTCTCAAACAGTATAACTCCTTTATGACCGATCAACGAATCGACGAAACTGAGCAAGAAATTATTGTAAAACAATTCAATGAAATCAATGAATTGCTAGGCTTAATTCATGATGTTGATACTGCTTATGCTCAAAAAGAACAAAACGAGTTGTACCAAACGGTTGCTCCTGAAGATTAA